One genomic region from Drosophila busckii strain San Diego stock center, stock number 13000-0081.31 chromosome 3R, ASM1175060v1, whole genome shotgun sequence encodes:
- the LOC108601504 gene encoding protein Diedel-like, which produces MAARCFLAGLAVPILVLQLIATSNAVCCVTKTIAFDLTDPTDDCKFYYAQKWKTGCKIDVCDDGFQPEGFYCGNGKCNIFGCQCKNGCVTGDPVNATSNYFGFWNVDNVRRVFVRDGQ; this is translated from the coding sequence ATGGCAGCACGCTGCTTCCTTGCCGGCTTAGCCGTACCAATCTTAGTGCTGCAATTAATAGCCACCAGCAATGCCGTTTGCTGTGTGACCAAGACCATAGCCTTTGACTTGACCGATCCGACGGATGACTGCAAGTTTTACTATGCCCAGAAGTGGAAGACGGGCTGCAAGATCGACGTCTGCGATGACGGCTTCCAGCCGGAGGGCTTCTATTGTGGCAACGGCAAGTGCAACATATTCGGCTGCCAGTGTAAAAACGGCTGCGTAACAGGCGACCCAGTGAATGCGACCTCCAattattttggcttttggaACGTTGATAATGTGCGCAGAGTATTCGTGCGAGATGGGCAATGA